A DNA window from Novosphingobium sp. RL4 contains the following coding sequences:
- a CDS encoding antitoxin Xre/MbcA/ParS toxin-binding domain-containing protein: MTDTPPDPAPRKNRNRWQARNPLTQDEARRQGDVTRCALLTLGNKDAAIAYLNEDRDDLGGRPIDLALATAEGFRRVVAHLADLPAPSPAIG, translated from the coding sequence ATGACGGATACTCCCCCCGATCCGGCCCCGCGCAAGAACAGGAACCGCTGGCAAGCCCGCAACCCGCTCACGCAGGATGAAGCGCGGCGGCAAGGTGACGTGACGCGGTGCGCGCTCCTCACGCTTGGAAACAAGGACGCGGCCATCGCCTATCTCAACGAGGACCGGGACGACCTTGGCGGGCGGCCCATCGATCTGGCGCTGGCCACTGCCGAAGGCTTCAGGCGCGTCGTCGCCCATCTGGCGGACCTTCCGGCTCCCTCGCCCGCGATCGGATAG
- a CDS encoding cold shock domain-containing protein — MRPEDAGGDNFVHISSAHAVGLETLALGDRFTYDIQIARNGKASAVNLVKLA, encoded by the coding sequence TTGCGTCCCGAGGACGCCGGCGGAGACAACTTCGTCCACATATCGAGCGCTCATGCCGTGGGGCTTGAGACCCTGGCACTGGGCGATCGCTTCACTTACGACATTCAGATCGCGCGCAACGGGAAAGCCTCTGCCGTCAATCTGGTGAAGCTGGCCTGA
- the aqpZ gene encoding aquaporin Z, translated as MSKRLAAEFFGTFWLVFGGCGSAVLAAAFPELGIGFAGVALAFGLTVVTMAYAVGSISGGHFNPAVSFGMAIGGRLDWKDLVPYWISQVLGAIVAAGALYAIASGKAGWTPEGFATNGYGALSPGGYALHSALLIETILTAGFIIVILGSTSKIAPAGFGPLAIGLALTLIHLVSIPVTNTSVNPARSTGVALFAETAALGQLWAFWLAPLIGAAIGALIWRTLLAPNEGAL; from the coding sequence ATGTCGAAGCGACTGGCAGCGGAATTCTTCGGTACATTCTGGCTCGTCTTCGGAGGCTGCGGTTCGGCCGTTCTTGCAGCAGCCTTTCCGGAGCTTGGCATCGGCTTTGCCGGTGTCGCCCTGGCTTTCGGCCTTACGGTCGTGACCATGGCCTATGCAGTGGGCAGCATATCCGGCGGGCATTTCAACCCGGCGGTTTCCTTCGGCATGGCGATCGGCGGCCGACTGGACTGGAAAGACCTCGTTCCCTACTGGATTTCGCAGGTTCTCGGCGCGATCGTGGCGGCGGGCGCACTTTACGCGATCGCCTCGGGCAAGGCGGGCTGGACGCCCGAAGGCTTTGCGACGAACGGCTATGGCGCGCTTTCGCCCGGTGGCTATGCGCTTCATTCGGCGCTGCTGATCGAAACGATCCTGACGGCGGGCTTCATCATCGTCATCCTCGGGTCGACCTCGAAGATCGCTCCGGCCGGGTTCGGCCCGCTGGCGATCGGCCTGGCGCTGACGCTGATCCACCTCGTGTCGATCCCGGTAACCAATACCTCGGTCAACCCCGCCCGGTCGACCGGGGTGGCGCTCTTCGCCGAAACCGCTGCGCTGGGGCAGCTATGGGCCTTCTGGCTGGCGCCGCTGATCGGCGCGGCCATCGGCGCCCTCATCTGGCGCACGCTGCTGGCGCCTAACGAAGGCGCTCTCTAG
- a CDS encoding tyrosine recombinase XerC yields the protein MTKADLLETWGNHLGNARRRSPHTLRAYLATAARLIDRTGAEDWNTLARLEAAELRLHLADRREQGIGNASAARELSALKSFLAFAREQMGVAHAAPPRLRGPRLKKGLPRPVAPDEAVNLAATVEEDAREPWIGARDRAVLLLLYGAGLRIAEALSIEGSALPLGETLMVTGKGGKQRMVPLLPIVRDGVADYIHKCPWPMVAGSSIFRGAKGGALAQGMVQKAVARARISLGLPASATPHALRHSFATHLLGAGADLRSLQELLGHASLGSTQIYTKVDAATLLDVYRNAHPREQG from the coding sequence TTGACCAAGGCGGACCTGCTCGAAACCTGGGGCAATCACCTCGGCAACGCGCGGCGCCGCAGCCCCCATACCTTGCGCGCCTATCTCGCGACCGCGGCCCGCCTGATCGACCGGACCGGGGCGGAGGACTGGAATACCCTGGCCCGGCTCGAAGCGGCGGAGCTGCGTCTTCACCTTGCCGACCGGCGCGAACAGGGCATCGGCAACGCTTCGGCCGCGCGCGAACTTTCCGCACTGAAGAGCTTCCTCGCCTTCGCCCGGGAACAGATGGGCGTGGCCCATGCCGCGCCGCCGCGGCTCAGGGGGCCGCGCCTCAAGAAAGGCCTGCCGCGCCCGGTCGCGCCGGACGAAGCCGTCAATCTCGCCGCCACGGTGGAGGAAGACGCGCGCGAGCCGTGGATCGGCGCGCGGGACCGCGCGGTCCTGCTCCTGCTCTACGGCGCGGGCCTGCGCATTGCCGAGGCCCTGTCGATCGAAGGCAGCGCCCTGCCCCTGGGCGAGACCCTGATGGTGACCGGCAAGGGCGGCAAGCAGCGCATGGTGCCCTTGCTGCCGATCGTGCGCGATGGCGTGGCAGACTACATCCACAAGTGTCCATGGCCGATGGTAGCGGGCAGTTCGATCTTCCGCGGGGCCAAGGGCGGAGCGCTTGCCCAAGGCATGGTCCAGAAGGCGGTCGCGCGCGCGCGCATTTCCCTTGGCCTGCCTGCCAGCGCCACGCCCCATGCCCTGCGCCACAGTTTCGCCACCCACCTGCTCGGCGCCGGGGCGGACTTGCGCAGTCTCCAGGAACTGCTCGGCCATGCCAGCCTCGGCTCGACCCAGATCTATACCAAGGTGGATGCGGCAACCCTGCTCGACGTCTACCGCAATGCGCATCCGCGCGAGCAGGGTTGA